One Siniperca chuatsi isolate FFG_IHB_CAS linkage group LG3, ASM2008510v1, whole genome shotgun sequence genomic region harbors:
- the fgg gene encoding fibrinogen gamma chain: MAPSLLATAGGLLLLFSFSSAQIRGDNLATCTQNDGFGKYCPTTCGVTDYLLRYMPGVNKDLDNLQRELETIANLTQGAELTVVYMKDSATSAQKSSPSDTYFKKSSSILDDVVRFEKTIITQEQQIFELQNLISANERRMADLKQLSIQLQQKCSEPCKDTVEIQPTTGTDCQDIANKGATTSGLYFVKPVKATEQFLVYCEIDGFGRGFTVLQRRRDGSVDFNKDWIQYKEGFGYLSPDDTTEFWLGLEKMHLLTATSTIPTVLRIELVDWEGNKRYADYTMFRVGPEIDMYRLAYGFYFGGDAGDAFDGFSFSDEPSDKFFTSHNGMQFSTFDKDNDKYEGNCAQQDGSGWWMNRCHAAHLNGKYYQGGRYTEKDAGEFGFDNGIIWVTWHNRWYSLKETTMKIIPLSRITAGGGQQAGAKQFGGLGDI, from the exons ATGGCTCCTTCACTTCTTGCAACAGCAGGAGGACTTCTGTTACTTTTCTCCTTCTCATCAGCA CAAATCAGAGGAGACAACCTTGCAACATGCACCCAAAATGACGGCTTC GGAAAGTACTGTCCTACTACATGTGGAGTGACTGATTACCTGCTGAGGTATATGCCAGGGGTGAACAAGGATTTGGACAATTTGCAACGGGAACTTGAAACAATTGCCAATTTGACTCAGGGGGCCGAACTAACTGTTGTCTACATGAAAGATTCTGCTACTTCAGCTCAAAAGAGTTCCCCATCAG ACACTTACTTCAAAAAGTCATCTAGTATTCTAGATGATGTTGTCCGATTTGAAAAGACCATCATCACACAGGAACAGCAAATATT TGAACTTCAGAATTTAATTTCGGCCAACGAGAGGAGAATGGCAGACCTGAAACAACTCTCCATTCAGCTGCAACAGAAATGCAGTGAGCCCTGCAAAGACACGGTTGAGATCCAGCCTACCACAGggacag ACTGCCAGGATATTGCAAACAAAGGTGCCACCACCAGTGGCCTTTATTTTGTGAAGCCAGTGAAAGCCACTGAGCAGTTCCTGGTCTATTGTGAGATTGATGGCTTTGGACGCGGCTTCACAGTATTACAGAGG AGACGCGATGGAAGCGTGGACTTCAACAAGGACTGGATCCAGTATAAGGAGGGCTTTGGTTATCTCTCACCAGATGACACCACAGAGTTCTGGCTCGGCTTAGAGAAGATGCATCTGCTGACTGCCACTTCGACCATCCCAACAGTGCTGAGGATAGAGCTTGTTGACTGGGAGGGAAACAAAAg GTATGCCGACTACACTATGTTCAGAGTTGGACCAGAGATTGACATGTACCGTCTAGCATATGGCTTCTACTTCGGCGGTGATGCTGGAGATGCTTTCGATGGCTTTTCCTTTAGTGATGAGCCAAGTGACAAGTTCTTTACGTCTCACAATGGCATGCAGTTCAGTACCTTCGACAAGGACAATGACAAGTATGAAGGCAACTGTGCTCAGCAGGACGGCTCTGGCTGGTGGATGAACAGATGTCATGCTGCACATTTGAATGGCAAATACTACCAGG GTGGCAGGTACACAGAGAAGGATGCAGGTGAATTTGGATTTGACAACGGCATTATTTGGGTCACATGGCACAACCGCTGGTACTCGCTGAAAGAGACCACCATGAAGATCATTCCCCTCAGTCGCATCACAGCAGGCGGTGGACAGCAGGCTGGGGCGAAACAGTTTGGCGGACTTGGAGATATATAA
- the lrata gene encoding LOW QUALITY PROTEIN: lecithin retinol acyltransferase a (The sequence of the model RefSeq protein was modified relative to this genomic sequence to represent the inferred CDS: inserted 2 bases in 1 codon) encodes MQQKKSKMPRRSMKEIAHVRKVSRGQSCLRDFLGAVAPPRASEDNKLISLMHVRIFSPQXTVTMLQLLTFLVEKLSLLSKFKVFESSWPDSDDQDRERPAQRGPVPPFRRGDLLEVPRTLFTHYGIYLGDNKVAHLIPDILPVLTNDKKLISSVITNKRLILGCIYRCATVRVDTLEDFAYGSNILVNQMDTMMKNQAFPNEAVAKRAEKLIGAIPYSLLWNNCEHFVTYCRYGSAASRQTEKFCECVKSIIRDQRSVIVTVLLGIISIVSFGMALSTTLPTILIPFTLWMAG; translated from the exons atgcagcagaaaaaaagcaagatGCCGAGGAGGTCAATGAAGGAGATTGCGCACGTGCGCAAGGTCTCTCGTGGCCAATCATGTCTTCGGGATTTCCTCGGAGCTGTCGCTCCTCCTCGTGCCAGTGAGGATAACAAGCTCATTTCACTCATGCACGTTCGGATATTTTCCCCCCA AACTGTAACGATGCTGCAGCTGTTGACATTCCTGGTGGAGaagctctctcttctctccaaaTTCAAAGTTTTTGAGTCCAGCTGGCCGGACAGCGACGACCAGGACCGGGAGCGGCCAGCGCAGCGTGGTCCCGTACCACCCTTCCGAAGGGGAGACCTGCTGGAGGTCCCCAGAACCCTTTTCACCCACTACGGCATTTATTTAGGTGACAATAAAGTCGCTCACCTGATCCCTGACATCCTCCCTGTGCTTACAAATGACAAGAAGCTCATCAGTTCTGTCATTACAAACAAGAGACTCATCCTCGGCTGCATCTACAGGTGTGCCACGGTGCGCGTGGACACATTAGAGGACTTTGCATATGGCTCCAACATACTGGTTAACCAAATGGATACGATGATGAAGAATCAAGCATTTCCAAATGAAGCTGTAGCTAAGAGAGCTGAAAAACTCATCGGAGCAATTCCGTATAGTCTGCTGTGGAATAACTGTGAACACTTTGTGACATATTGCAGATACGGATCTGCAGCGAGCCGGCAAACAGAGAAG ttctgtgagtgtgtgaaatCAATCATCAGAGACCAGCGCAGCGTGATTGTCACAGTCCTTCTTGGAATCATCTCCATCGTTAGTTTCGGCATGGCACTGTcaactacattacccacaatcctTATTCCCTTTACTCTGTGGATGGCTGGTTAA
- the si:dkey-30k22.5 gene encoding lecithin retinol acyltransferase family protein, which yields MFLYQLFNFFFVASKKEEDSKYDLSLYKHGDLLEVPRTLFTHFGIYLGDNRVAHLIPDILPMISKNKSAIAKMVTNNRLLLGVITKVASVRVDSVADFAYGSEILVNHMDKVCSQPPLDGYEVARRAEKLQGSVTYSLLWYNCEHYVMYCRYGMAISYQTYQFCTTVRKIVCSRMSSCLTALCGVGAMLYLGCATPLTVSSTLLISFTIWMAA from the exons ATGTTTCTTTACCAACTATTCAACTTTTTCTTTGTAGCTTCcaaaaaggaggaggactctAAATATGACCTGTCCCTTTACAAGCATGGAGATTTATTAGAAGTCCCGAGGACATTATTCACACATTTCGGTATCTACCTGGGTGACAATCGTGTGGCTCATCTCATTCCGGATATCCTGCCTATGATTTCCAAGAATAAATCTGCAATTGCCAAGATGGTAACAAATAACCGCCTACTGCTGGGGGTTATCACTAAGGTTGCCAGCGTCAGAGTGGACTCTGTGGCAGATTTTGCGTATGGCTCAGAGATTCTGGTCAACCACATGGACAAGGTGTGCAGCCAGCCTCCTCTGGACGGGTACGAGGTGGCCAGAAGGGCTGAGAAACTCCAGGGCTCTGTCACCTACAGCTTACTGTGGTACAACTGTGAACACTACGTCATGTACTGCAGATATGGCATGGCCATCAGCTACCAGACATACCAG TTCTGCACAACAGTACGGAAGATTGTTTGCAGCAGGATGAGTTCCTGTTTGACTGCATTGTGTGGTGTAGGAGCCATGCTGTATCTGGGCTGTGCGACACCACTGACAGTTTCATCGACCCTTCTCATCTCATTCACCATCTGGATGGCAGCCTAG
- the npy2r gene encoding neuropeptide Y receptor type 2, whose amino-acid sequence MDTAEQLNTTQVEDSQAEHKLNSTTDTINDENFLKLDDSTKLVGVQVILILAYSTIILFGVIGNSLVIYAVYKFKNLRTVTNFFIVNLAVADLLVNTLCLPFTLVYTLYGEWKFGQVLCFMLPCAQGLAVHVSTITLNVIALDRHRCIVYHMETKMSKDMCAVVIVITWAVSALLASPLAIFREYGTFDLSPDKSIQVCTEKWPESSMNGSIYSISALLVQYGLPLTINSVAYIRIWNKLKNHMTYGGRNDRHQHRKKTTKMLLTMVVVFAVSWLPLHAFQLAVDIDSTVLDMKDFKLLFTVFHIVAMCSTFVNPILYGWMNNNYRTAFLSVCKCYQPFSLCSKGRETQKDEDRVCTNCKSTNV is encoded by the coding sequence ATGGATACAGCAGAGCAACTAAACACGACTCAAGTGGAAGATTCACAAGCTGAACATAAACTAAACTCAACGACAGACACGATAAATGATGAGAACTTTTTGAAGCTGGACGACAGCACAAAGTTGGTTGGAGTTCAAGTTATTCTCATCCTTGCTTACAGCACAATCATACTGTTTGGAGTAATTGGAAACTCCTTAGTGATATATGCTGTCTACAAGTTTAAAAATCTACGAACTGTTACCAATTTCTTTATTGTAAACTTAGCTGTGGCAGACCTGCTGGTGAACACGCTGTGTTTGCCTTTCACCCTTGTCTACACTCTGTATGGCGAGTGGAAGTTTGGTCAGGTGTTGTGCTTCATGCTGCCATGTGCTCAAGGCCTGGCAGTGCACGTGTCCACCATCACCTTGAACGTCATCGCCCTGGACCGCCACAGGTGCATCGTCTACCACATGGAGACCAAGATGTCCAAAGACATGTGCGCTGTGGTCATTGTCATCACGTGGGCCGTTAGCGCCCTGTTGGCCAGCCCGCTCGCCATCTTCAGGGAGTACGGGACGTTTGATCTTTCACCGGACAAGTCTATTCAGGTGTGTACGGAGAAGTGGCCGGAAAGCAGCATGAACGGaagcatctacagtatatcagcGCTTCTGGTTCAATACGGTTTACCTTTAACCATCAACTCTGTTGCCTACATCCGCATCTGGAATAAGCTGAAGAATCACATGACTTACGGAGGTCGAAATGACCGCCATCAGCACAGGAAGAAGACCACTAAGATGCTGCTGACCATGGTGGTGGTCTTCGCTGTCAGCTGGTTGCCTTTGCATGCATTCCAGTTGGCTGTTGACATCGACAGCACTGTGTTGGATATGAAGGACTTTAAGCTGCTTTTCACTGTGTTCCATATTGTGGCTATGTGCTCGACATTTGTCAATCCCATCCTGTATGGGTGGATGAACAACAACTACAGGACAgcctttttgtctgtgtgtaagtgttACCAGCCCTTCAGTTTGTGCTCcaaaggcagagagacacaaaaagaTGAAGACAGGGTTTGTACAAATTGCAAATCAACAAATGTCTAA